The sequence GCTTAAGCAACCGCCAGCGATTGTAGCTTTCAAACTTGGGGCGCTATCCAAATCCTCCCATTTGAAGAAACTCACCTCTCCGTCTGAATCAGCTTGTATACCTACATCACTGATCTCAACGACAAGCTGATTCTTGAAAATTCGACCGAAAAAGTTTGTGGTAAGTGTCCACTGCGTCATTATACGCTACCGCCTAAAGTGTGGTTGCCTCGTAAAGAGGCATAGTCTAACTTATCGGCAGAGTACTAGTACTTGAGTGTCATCAATTTTTACAGTTAATCGATTCAGAACACAAAGACAACAACATAGAACTGTAGTGGTTCATAAAAATTGGCTAATGAGATAGGGTTTGGCCATATTCTCATGCAAATGGGTTTAGTGTTGTTTCGATTCGTAACGCGACATTGCCGCAAAATGTGTTTCGAACGTGAAACACTGACTTCACCCAAGCATCATTTGACTTGCTTTTCATAATACCAAAGTATGTCCATACAAAGAGGTAACCACTTTCATGAACTGAATTTAGCCGTAATCACAAAATTCGAAACTGCTAAAAAGTCACCTTATTAATTATTTATTAAAAATAAATTATATACTTACTAATACCTATCACTTCTATATGTATAATCTGTCTAGAACTCAAATATTAAGGATGATTATGTTGTTTAGAGGACTTGGTCTCATTGTTGCGATGCTTTTAAATGGTTGTACTTCTTCATCATTGAGTGAAGAAGAGTATAAAGCGCTTTACAAAGAGTATTTAGGGAAAAGAAATATTGTATTTGATTTAGAACCTCAACTATTTCATAGGAACGCAGAAGAACTAGACCCTTATAAATTAGTAACAACGGCATCTTTTCGAGCATGTCATGAGTTAAGAGAAGATCCGACATATGAGCAATTCAATATATCTTGCCATCAAATTGGTAGATTAAACTACAGCATAGGTCCATTTAAAAAACACCATCTCGACTACAGCTTTAGTGATGATAAAACTACGTTGGATGCGTACCAAAACCCTTACGTTGTAAAACAGCATGTGCCCTATTTTTTCGAAAAACTCCCTGAGATATTGACGTTTACAACGGCATATGGTGAAAAATTACAGAGATATACGATAGAGAACGCTCAGCATTGGGACGATTTGTTGCAGACCGATTTTGGTCGTAAGAGAAAAATCGTCGAGTTTTATGCCAATCACGGTGTTACTGTTTTTCCCGAAAAATTTACAACGGTTAATGAGCCAGGGACGATTAGCACTGAATCGTCTTATCTAAGGGATGAGTTACTATGGCGTTATCAAAATCAGGTCAAAGCTGGTGGCCAATTTTCCTATGACAAATTAATTGACGAGATGAATGCGGGGTATGTGAAATATTTAACAACGAAACATGATGACTTATGTGGCGATCACACTAATCAATCTTGCTCGTGGGAATCAAGCAGCAATCAAGAGAAAGGTTACTATTTCACCGTTAATCAAACACAGTCTCAGCAACTTATGATAACGCGTACTCATCGTTCACATTGCGATGCATACAGTATGGGAGTGACCTTTTCCCAGAATGTAGAGAAAGATGCCGAAAAAACGGTGAACTGTGATGTAAAAATTGATGATAAAAGTGTGGCTAAAGGGGCGTGTCAAGTAACAGAAAAGTCGGATTTGAATCATGTCTTTGTCACCATGGAGGGCAGTCTCATCAATATCGAAGACCTAAAAGTGAACCCCAAAGCGACGATTACTTATGGTGTTGGCGATGGTAGCATCGTATTGACGTACAAAGCTGACGATCTCAAGACAAGAGTGACCACCCTCACACAGTTTTGCGATCAAGGTAAAAATATATAGACGTTCTTGTGTGAAGCAAAAACATCTGTCTGGTGTACTAATTCAGGTCTGTTTTTGCTTCAATTCAGTCGTAAGCGATACTCGGCTAAGCGAGTTTTGCCATATCTCATCTAATTTATTATGCTTTGCTAAATTAGTAAATGCGCAACTCGGAACTGTCCAAAAGTTTGTTACACACATGTCGATTATGTTTGTCGATTATGTCCTGCTAGAGGATTAATTGGAGCGTAGTAAATTTACTACGTTGAATCTTAGTCGTTGTTCAAATTTGCAGACTTTCGATGCAATGTTATGCGAACTTATGCTGCAAATAGTATTGTAAGTCTTTGATGTTTTGTTCGAGTTATGCTGACTTATCCTGCAAGCATCACCTTCTGAAGCCTGCAATTTACTCTACGTTGCAAGCATCACCATATAAAAAGCCGCTCTTAATGAGCGGCTTTTTGCTATCTGAAGCTTTTTAAATCGTTTCTTCAAATATTGTCTAAATCTTTCAGATTATCCAGTTCAATATTTTCAAAATCCTATCAATGCAAAGCCTGTCAAAAAGTGCAAACAATCATTGTCTACACTGTTTGAAAGCCACCATACTATTCGTAAATACTGTATGAAAAATACTTACTTGCGATTTTTTGATGCTGACCATTGTCGATCAAGCGCTGGATACCGTCATCAATAAGATCTTTGAGTTCATTATCTTGTTTTCGTACTGCGACACCAATACCACGCCCGAACCATTTTTCTTCTGTAAATTTAGGACCCGTAAAGTGATAGTCCTTGCCTTGTTCCGTTTCAAGAAAGCCCGCGTTGAGCCCCATAGAGCCGCCAAATACAGTATCGAGACGACCGTTTAACAAATCGGTAAAGGCCTCATCGAATGTACCGTAACGGCGAATATCGACATCTGGATAGATCTCCGAAAGATATTTGTCACCGATGGTGGCACGTTGAACCCCGATAGTAAGATCATTGAGACTGTCATCATTCATGTTGATCTCTCTATCATTTTTCATCACAAAACGAGTAGGAACTTTGGCATATGGAATGGTGAAGTTAACTTTCTTTTCTCGCTCTTCAGTGATAGTCATCGCTGCAATGATTGCGTCGTTTTTTCTGCTTAAAAGCGAAGGGATAATCCCGTCCCAGTCAGTTTTTGAGATGACGCATTTTACTTGTAGCTCAACACATAGAGCATTAGCCAAGTCGACTTCAAATCCTTCTAATTGGCCGTCTTGTGTCGTCCAGCTGAATGGTGGGTATGCTCCTTCCACCGTAAATCGGATTTGCTTCCAATCTTTTGCGTATGTGAACACAGAGAAAACACTGACGAATGCAACAAGTATCCATTTCATTTGTTATTTCCTTA is a genomic window of Vibrio sp. ED004 containing:
- a CDS encoding transporter substrate-binding domain-containing protein, which gives rise to MKWILVAFVSVFSVFTYAKDWKQIRFTVEGAYPPFSWTTQDGQLEGFEVDLANALCVELQVKCVISKTDWDGIIPSLLSRKNDAIIAAMTITEEREKKVNFTIPYAKVPTRFVMKNDREINMNDDSLNDLTIGVQRATIGDKYLSEIYPDVDIRRYGTFDEAFTDLLNGRLDTVFGGSMGLNAGFLETEQGKDYHFTGPKFTEEKWFGRGIGVAVRKQDNELKDLIDDGIQRLIDNGQHQKIASKYFSYSIYE